The proteins below are encoded in one region of Aquisphaera giovannonii:
- the miaE gene encoding tRNA isopentenyl-2-thiomethyl-A-37 hydroxylase MiaE: MSDDLPLLSRTPDAWGEAALRDTRALLSDHAYLEKKAASNALELLNRWPEPTPPADWTTTLAAIAHDEASHLASVLRLLARRGGRLDRTHRNPYANALRALVRKGSGNEELADRLLISALIEARSCERFEVLARASAEGDRELSRFFRRLGASEMGHYRVFLHLAGHAVGPGAVEARWAEMLEAEARILAAQAPGPRIHSGDGPAS, from the coding sequence ATGTCCGATGACTTGCCGCTCCTGAGCCGGACGCCGGATGCGTGGGGCGAGGCGGCCCTCCGCGACACCCGGGCGCTGCTCAGCGATCACGCCTACCTGGAGAAAAAGGCGGCCTCCAACGCGCTCGAGCTGCTGAACCGATGGCCCGAGCCGACGCCCCCGGCCGACTGGACGACGACCCTGGCCGCGATCGCCCATGATGAGGCTTCCCACCTGGCCTCGGTCCTGCGGCTGCTGGCCCGGCGCGGGGGCCGGCTCGACCGGACGCATCGCAACCCGTACGCGAACGCCCTGAGGGCCCTCGTCCGCAAGGGCTCCGGCAACGAGGAGCTGGCGGATCGGCTGCTCATCTCGGCCCTGATCGAGGCCCGCTCCTGCGAGCGGTTCGAGGTGCTCGCCCGCGCCTCGGCCGAGGGTGACCGCGAGCTGAGCCGCTTCTTCCGCCGGCTGGGGGCGTCGGAGATGGGCCATTATCGGGTCTTCCTCCACCTGGCCGGCCATGCCGTCGGCCCCGGCGCCGTCGAGGCCCGATGGGCGGAGATGCTGGAGGCCGAGGCCCGCATCCTCGCCGCGCAGGCCCCCGGGCCGCGGATCCACAGCGGGGACGGCCCCGCCTCCTGA
- the xseB gene encoding exodeoxyribonuclease VII small subunit: MTEDAAAEIPFEIALARIEEIVEALERGEPELAAALEQYETGVRLLSGCYAILERAERSVALLAGVDADGKPITTPFDASATHEAPSPQAAGKAAAPTPAAEKKPPAEKKPAGTRRAKPAADVEDDPLEPPF, translated from the coding sequence ATGACTGAAGACGCCGCCGCGGAGATCCCCTTTGAAATCGCACTCGCCCGCATCGAGGAGATCGTCGAGGCGCTGGAGCGGGGCGAGCCCGAGCTGGCCGCGGCCCTGGAGCAGTATGAGACGGGGGTGCGGCTGCTGAGCGGCTGCTACGCGATCCTGGAGCGGGCCGAGCGCTCGGTGGCCCTGCTGGCGGGCGTCGATGCCGACGGCAAGCCGATCACGACGCCGTTCGACGCCTCGGCGACGCACGAGGCCCCCTCGCCGCAGGCGGCCGGCAAGGCCGCAGCCCCGACGCCGGCCGCGGAGAAGAAGCCGCCCGCGGAGAAGAAGCCGGCCGGGACCAGGCGGGCCAAGCCGGCGGCGGACGTCGAGGACGATCCGCTCGAGCCGCCTTTCTGA
- the xseA gene encoding exodeoxyribonuclease VII large subunit: protein MAIPVPLPLGGDPFGSMYESISELTERIKDTLEADFAEVAAHGELTNLARPKSGHIYFSLRDAGASVRGVMWKSDAQRLAFDLEDGLAVRVLGRLTVYPPRGDYQVVVRQLEPEGIGALELAFRQLFARLAAEGLFDVERKRPLPRFPRRIVVVTSPTGAAVRDLLQVTGRRWPATEILIAPARVQGVGAGAEIAAAIATANAVAAADLIIVARGGGSAEDLRAFNEEVVARAIAGSRLPVVSAVGHEVDVTLADLAADRRALTPSEAGEISVPDGREIAMHLDRLAGRIHQVSRLRIQEARAILDGIAARAKSAIRRNLDDHRHHLERAAASLEALSPLGVLARGYSLTFREDGMTLVRSPGDVRPGDLILTRLGTGEVASRVVEGPSGVPSS, encoded by the coding sequence ATGGCCATACCGGTTCCCCTGCCGCTGGGCGGCGATCCGTTCGGCTCGATGTACGAGTCGATCTCGGAGCTGACCGAGCGGATCAAGGACACGCTCGAGGCCGATTTCGCCGAGGTGGCGGCGCACGGGGAGCTGACGAACCTGGCGCGGCCGAAGTCCGGGCACATCTACTTCAGCCTGCGGGACGCCGGCGCGTCGGTCCGAGGGGTGATGTGGAAGAGCGACGCCCAGCGCCTGGCCTTCGACCTGGAGGACGGCCTGGCGGTTCGGGTGCTCGGCCGGCTCACGGTCTATCCGCCCCGCGGCGACTACCAGGTGGTCGTCCGGCAACTGGAGCCGGAGGGGATCGGGGCGCTGGAGCTGGCCTTCCGGCAGCTCTTCGCCAGGCTGGCGGCGGAGGGGCTGTTCGACGTCGAGCGGAAGCGGCCCCTGCCGAGGTTCCCGCGGCGGATCGTGGTGGTGACGAGCCCCACGGGCGCGGCGGTGCGCGACCTGCTCCAGGTCACCGGCCGGCGCTGGCCGGCGACGGAGATCCTGATCGCCCCGGCGCGGGTGCAGGGCGTGGGCGCCGGGGCGGAGATCGCCGCGGCGATCGCGACGGCCAACGCGGTCGCCGCGGCGGACCTGATCATCGTCGCCCGGGGCGGCGGGTCGGCGGAGGACCTGAGGGCGTTCAACGAGGAGGTCGTCGCGCGGGCGATCGCGGGCTCGCGCCTGCCGGTCGTCTCCGCCGTGGGGCACGAGGTGGACGTGACCCTCGCGGACCTCGCCGCCGATCGGCGGGCCCTCACCCCCAGCGAGGCCGGGGAGATATCCGTGCCCGACGGTCGCGAGATCGCCATGCACCTGGACCGGCTGGCCGGGCGCATCCATCAGGTCAGCCGGCTCCGCATCCAGGAGGCCCGGGCCATCCTGGACGGGATCGCCGCGCGGGCGAAGTCGGCCATCCGCCGGAACCTGGACGACCACCGCCATCACCTCGAGCGGGCCGCCGCCTCGCTGGAGGCCCTCAGCCCGCTGGGGGTGCTCGCCCGGGGCTACAGCCTGACCTTCCGCGAGGACGGGATGACCCTGGTCCGATCGCCGGGCGACGTCCGCCCGGGGGACCTGATCCTCACCCGGCTCGGGACGGGCGAGGTCGCCAGCCGGGTCGTCGAGGGCCCGAGCGGCGTCCCGAGCTCCTGA
- a CDS encoding sigma-70 family RNA polymerase sigma factor yields MRTGSDGSLTDDLGMLFRQGIAPPRDGALLERFVAGADDSAFEAIVVRHGPMVLGVCRRILAGSHDAEDTFQATFLVLARKAARLRDPDRVGPWLYGVATRLARKARVRSARHRHGPLRDRPTPEAAATDWSDVRPVLDAELGRLPRPQRDVLVLCLLEGASADEAAARLGCPVGTVKSRLARGRQSLRDRLVGRGIAPAIAVAAASAREGHASALPPSLIRTTLGAVASSATATGASILTRGATWIMSSRSTAAFALLTGGLAAVGIAAASWMSPSHAQPPGDEARPTRPVARGAAETQMNNLKQIGLALHNYRDMNDCFPPSSTYGPDGSPTLSWRVALLPFLNEEELYREFHQDEPWDSPHNKALAARMPAIFQTPAAPAGAGETRIRGYAGRTAFFEGTRGTQVPDITDGTSNTIMATVAAEPVPWTKPGDLPFVGGRPLPLPADQDAKGYQILLADGSVRSIPASSARFLPYLITRSGGEVIDWSVVAPTPAAPAAGANATPVIVPPLPTADQPPAAGAMGSMMRAMMAGGGVPAAGAGPGPVRGGEMTGAGQGMMRGYYGMTAQTRGQAGSPTPAMGPLDSRQGMMAGMLPGAGPDRMQALEQRIQRIETRLDQLIETLDRKRP; encoded by the coding sequence ATGCGGACGGGTTCCGACGGTTCCCTGACGGACGACCTGGGGATGCTCTTCCGGCAAGGGATCGCGCCGCCGAGGGACGGGGCCTTGCTCGAGCGGTTCGTGGCGGGCGCGGACGACTCGGCCTTCGAGGCGATCGTCGTGCGGCACGGGCCGATGGTCCTGGGCGTCTGCCGGCGGATCCTGGCCGGCTCGCACGACGCGGAGGACACCTTCCAGGCGACCTTCCTCGTGCTGGCCCGCAAGGCCGCCCGGCTCCGCGACCCGGACCGCGTCGGGCCGTGGCTGTACGGCGTGGCGACGCGGCTGGCCAGGAAGGCCAGGGTGAGGTCCGCGCGGCATCGCCACGGTCCCCTCCGGGACCGCCCCACCCCCGAGGCGGCCGCGACCGACTGGTCGGACGTGCGGCCGGTCCTGGACGCCGAGCTCGGCCGGCTGCCGCGGCCCCAGCGCGACGTCCTGGTCCTCTGCCTGCTGGAGGGGGCCTCGGCGGACGAGGCGGCCGCCCGCCTGGGCTGCCCCGTCGGCACGGTCAAGAGCCGACTCGCCCGGGGCCGCCAGTCCCTGCGGGACCGGCTCGTGGGCCGGGGCATCGCCCCCGCGATCGCCGTGGCCGCGGCGTCCGCGAGGGAAGGCCACGCGAGCGCCCTCCCCCCTTCCCTGATCCGCACGACCCTCGGGGCCGTCGCCTCGTCGGCGACCGCGACCGGGGCATCGATCCTGACTCGAGGAGCAACCTGGATCATGTCCTCACGATCGACCGCAGCCTTCGCGCTGCTCACCGGCGGCCTGGCCGCCGTCGGCATTGCGGCCGCGAGCTGGATGAGCCCGTCCCACGCCCAGCCCCCCGGCGACGAGGCCCGGCCGACGAGGCCGGTGGCGCGCGGGGCCGCCGAGACCCAGATGAACAACCTGAAGCAGATCGGCCTCGCCCTGCACAACTACCGGGATATGAATGACTGCTTCCCGCCCTCGTCGACCTACGGGCCCGACGGCTCGCCGACGCTGAGCTGGCGCGTCGCCTTGCTGCCGTTCCTGAATGAGGAGGAGCTCTACCGGGAGTTCCACCAGGACGAGCCCTGGGACAGCCCCCACAACAAAGCCCTGGCGGCGAGGATGCCCGCGATCTTCCAAACCCCGGCCGCCCCCGCGGGCGCGGGCGAGACGCGCATCCGGGGATACGCCGGCCGGACCGCGTTCTTCGAGGGCACGCGAGGGACGCAGGTCCCGGACATCACCGACGGCACGTCGAACACGATCATGGCCACGGTCGCCGCGGAGCCCGTCCCCTGGACGAAGCCCGGCGACCTCCCCTTCGTCGGGGGCCGCCCATTACCCCTGCCGGCGGACCAGGACGCGAAAGGCTATCAGATCCTCCTGGCCGACGGCTCGGTACGCTCGATCCCCGCGTCCAGCGCGCGGTTCCTTCCCTACCTGATCACGCGATCGGGCGGCGAGGTCATCGACTGGTCCGTCGTCGCCCCGACCCCGGCCGCCCCAGCCGCGGGAGCAAACGCGACGCCGGTCATCGTCCCACCCCTCCCGACCGCGGACCAGCCCCCGGCCGCCGGGGCGATGGGGTCGATGATGCGTGCAATGATGGCCGGCGGGGGAGTGCCTGCCGCCGGAGCGGGCCCCGGCCCGGTGAGGGGCGGGGAGATGACTGGCGCCGGTCAGGGCATGATGAGGGGTTATTACGGCATGACCGCCCAGACGCGCGGCCAGGCGGGCAGCCCCACCCCGGCCATGGGGCCACTCGACAGCCGCCAAGGCATGATGGCCGGCATGTTGCCCGGGGCCGGGCCGGACCGGATGCAGGCCCTCGAGCAGCGGATCCAGCGCATCGAGACGCGGCTCGATCAACTGATCGAAACGCTCGACCGGAAGAGGCCGTGA
- a CDS encoding sialidase family protein, which produces MKIDHRFGSPPAPTRRQALALMGLGLAASPRLAAAEDGGAGGRMKLLSVRRIWSGGGHNAFTGLIRRGDRWFCVFRESTGHIPGTDGVIRVLTSEDGRDWVTAAVVAEEGVDLRDPKIDAMPDGRLMILMGGSHYAGRSGEPNRRFERARTRASFSADGRTWTAPRPVSPEGQWLWRVTWHGDAGYGFAYRVDEAAKTSDITLWKTTDGLAYERVADPKLPAGVRPDESTIRFRPDGSMVALVRNDPKPAHAFIGTSRPPFTSWTWSDGGHAAQGPDFLILPDGRMIYAGRDFPDGPKTVVGTMTAERLTPELTLPSGGDTSYPGLAWHDGRLWISYYASHEGRASIYVAEVELN; this is translated from the coding sequence ATGAAAATCGACCATCGATTCGGCTCGCCGCCCGCCCCGACTCGCCGTCAGGCCCTCGCGCTCATGGGCCTGGGGCTCGCCGCATCGCCGCGCCTCGCGGCCGCCGAGGATGGCGGGGCGGGGGGGCGGATGAAGCTCCTCTCCGTGCGAAGAATCTGGAGCGGAGGCGGGCACAACGCCTTCACGGGCCTGATCCGCCGCGGCGATCGTTGGTTCTGCGTCTTCCGCGAGAGCACCGGCCACATCCCCGGGACCGACGGCGTGATCCGCGTCCTGACGAGCGAGGACGGGCGCGACTGGGTCACCGCGGCGGTCGTCGCCGAGGAGGGCGTGGACCTCCGCGACCCGAAGATCGACGCCATGCCCGACGGCCGCCTGATGATCCTGATGGGCGGCTCCCATTACGCGGGCAGGAGCGGCGAGCCGAACCGGCGGTTCGAACGGGCCCGCACCCGCGCCTCGTTCTCCGCCGACGGCCGGACGTGGACGGCCCCGCGCCCCGTCTCGCCGGAGGGCCAGTGGCTCTGGCGCGTGACCTGGCACGGCGACGCGGGCTACGGCTTCGCCTATCGCGTGGACGAGGCCGCGAAGACGAGCGACATCACCCTCTGGAAGACGACCGACGGCCTCGCCTACGAGCGCGTCGCCGACCCGAAGCTCCCCGCCGGGGTCCGCCCCGACGAGAGCACCATCCGGTTCCGGCCCGACGGCTCGATGGTCGCCCTCGTCCGCAACGACCCGAAGCCGGCCCACGCCTTCATCGGCACGAGCCGGCCCCCGTTCACCTCCTGGACCTGGTCAGACGGCGGCCACGCCGCCCAGGGCCCGGACTTCCTGATCCTCCCCGACGGCCGCATGATCTACGCCGGCCGCGACTTCCCCGACGGCCCGAAGACCGTCGTCGGCACCATGACCGCCGAACGCCTCACCCCCGAGCTGACCCTCCCCAGCGGCGGCGACACCTCCTACCCCGGCCTCGCCTGGCACGACGGCCGGCTCTGGATCAGCTACTACGCCTCCCACGAGGGCAGGGCGTCCATCTATGTGGCCGAGGTGGAGTTGAATTGA
- a CDS encoding family 43 glycosylhydrolase, with protein MASRRAQGLFVLLLLLASATGVAAAGEVGDFYNIIAPDGADPWVYRHADGWYYATHSTGDGVVIRRSRTISGLGGAESRVAWRPRRGTPYSRDVWAPEIHFLRGKWYIYVAADDGENAHHRMVVLENPSADPFRGEFTLRGKLADGSTDRWAIDASILRLGAGDAERLYFLWSGWDGDVNVDQRLYIAPMSDPTTISGPRVELSRPTLDWEKAAGPPAINEGPVAIVREGRVCLIYSAAGSWSDHYCLGLLTLKPGADPLDPGAWTKSPRPVFEGTRDVVSPGHCCFTTSADGKEDWMVFHAAKRPGSGWSRSIRAQPFRWGADGLPDFGRPASPDRPIPLPSGEPRRLRLEAEAARPAGGAHAEPEAACSGGARVVGLRGEGGRLTFEATVAQAGSYVAAVRYRLPAPARRSARHRVLVDGRPAGLLVYPDSGGSRWSAAFARLPLRAGTNRVSLAAGEREVEVDCLDVVLDPEPAAADQPNAQNPGVINSARLPSGSRK; from the coding sequence ATGGCGTCGAGGCGAGCGCAAGGTTTGTTCGTGCTCCTGCTCCTGCTCGCGTCGGCGACGGGCGTCGCGGCGGCGGGCGAGGTGGGCGACTTCTACAACATCATCGCCCCCGACGGGGCGGATCCGTGGGTGTACCGGCACGCCGACGGCTGGTATTACGCGACGCACTCGACCGGCGACGGCGTGGTGATCCGCAGGTCGCGCACGATCTCCGGCCTGGGCGGGGCCGAGTCCCGCGTCGCCTGGCGGCCGAGGCGCGGGACGCCCTACAGCCGGGACGTCTGGGCGCCCGAGATCCACTTCCTGCGCGGCAAGTGGTACATCTACGTCGCGGCCGACGACGGCGAGAATGCCCACCACCGGATGGTGGTGCTGGAGAACCCCTCCGCCGACCCGTTCCGGGGCGAGTTCACCCTCAGGGGCAAGCTCGCGGACGGTTCCACCGACCGCTGGGCCATCGACGCCTCCATCCTGAGGCTGGGGGCCGGGGACGCGGAGCGGCTCTACTTCCTCTGGTCGGGCTGGGACGGGGACGTGAACGTCGATCAGCGGCTCTACATCGCGCCGATGAGCGACCCGACGACGATCTCCGGGCCGAGGGTCGAGCTGTCCCGGCCGACGCTCGACTGGGAGAAGGCCGCGGGGCCGCCGGCGATCAACGAGGGGCCGGTGGCGATCGTCCGCGAGGGCCGCGTCTGCCTGATCTACTCGGCGGCGGGGAGTTGGAGCGACCATTACTGCCTGGGCCTGCTGACGCTCAAGCCTGGCGCCGACCCGCTGGACCCGGGGGCGTGGACGAAGTCGCCTCGGCCCGTCTTCGAGGGGACGCGGGACGTCGTCTCCCCGGGACATTGCTGCTTCACGACCTCGGCCGACGGCAAGGAGGACTGGATGGTCTTCCACGCGGCGAAGCGGCCCGGCTCGGGCTGGTCGCGGTCGATCCGGGCGCAGCCGTTCCGATGGGGGGCCGACGGCCTGCCCGACTTCGGCCGGCCGGCCTCCCCCGACCGGCCCATCCCGCTCCCCTCCGGCGAGCCCCGCCGGCTCCGCCTGGAGGCCGAGGCCGCACGGCCGGCGGGCGGCGCCCACGCCGAGCCCGAGGCGGCCTGCTCCGGCGGCGCCCGGGTCGTCGGCCTCCGCGGGGAGGGCGGCCGGCTGACGTTCGAAGCGACGGTGGCGCAGGCCGGGTCCTACGTCGCCGCGGTCCGCTACCGGCTCCCCGCGCCGGCCCGCCGGTCCGCCCGGCATCGCGTCCTGGTGGACGGCCGCCCCGCGGGCCTGCTCGTCTACCCCGACTCCGGCGGCTCGCGATGGTCCGCCGCCTTCGCCCGCCTGCCGCTGCGGGCCGGCACGAACCGCGTCTCGCTCGCGGCGGGGGAGCGCGAGGTCGAGGTGGATTGCCTCGACGTGGTCCTCGACCCCGAGCCGGCCGCGGCCGATCAGCCGAACGCCCAGAACCCGGGCGTGATCAACTCGGCGAGGTTGCCGTCGGGGTCGCGGAAATAG
- a CDS encoding VOC family protein — translation MKVGGIVETALYVSDVKRAADFYRRLFGFGTLLESDRLVALNVADKDVLLLFPEGATGEPFAVPGGVIPPHGGSGQGHFAFSIAAEEVEDWKRHFESHGVPVESVVEWARGVTSVYFRDPDGNLAELITPGFWAFG, via the coding sequence ATGAAGGTCGGCGGCATCGTCGAGACCGCGCTCTATGTCTCGGACGTGAAGCGGGCGGCGGACTTCTACCGCAGGCTCTTCGGCTTCGGCACGCTGCTGGAGAGCGACCGGCTGGTCGCCCTCAACGTGGCGGATAAGGACGTGCTGCTGCTGTTCCCCGAGGGCGCCACGGGCGAGCCGTTCGCGGTACCCGGCGGCGTCATCCCGCCGCACGGCGGGTCGGGTCAGGGGCACTTCGCCTTCTCGATCGCCGCCGAGGAGGTCGAGGACTGGAAGCGACACTTCGAGTCCCACGGCGTCCCGGTGGAAAGCGTGGTGGAATGGGCGAGGGGCGTGACCAGCGTCTATTTCCGCGACCCCGACGGCAACCTCGCCGAGTTGATCACGCCCGGGTTCTGGGCGTTCGGCTGA
- a CDS encoding DUF1398 family protein, which translates to MNPSVLNDCLARALAGAMTFPETIERMIADGVERYDADLALLQMRHYGPDGGAHTEEIPLPRAPAVAAEFSAEGVKGAIASIQRREIGYPEFLRRIMAAGAAAYSVYLNGRKAIYFGRCGDFHVEPFPPPADLRGGNP; encoded by the coding sequence ATGAATCCGTCGGTCTTGAACGATTGCCTGGCGCGTGCCCTCGCGGGGGCGATGACCTTCCCGGAGACCATCGAGCGGATGATCGCGGACGGCGTGGAGCGATACGACGCCGACCTGGCCCTCCTCCAGATGCGCCACTACGGCCCCGACGGCGGCGCCCATACCGAGGAGATCCCGCTGCCGCGGGCGCCCGCCGTCGCCGCCGAGTTCTCGGCGGAGGGCGTGAAGGGCGCGATCGCGTCGATCCAGCGGCGCGAGATCGGGTATCCCGAGTTCCTGCGCCGGATCATGGCCGCGGGGGCGGCCGCCTACAGCGTCTACCTGAACGGGCGTAAGGCCATCTACTTCGGCCGCTGCGGGGACTTCCACGTCGAGCCGTTCCCGCCGCCGGCCGATCTGCGGGGGGGCAATCCATGA
- a CDS encoding MarR family winged helix-turn-helix transcriptional regulator, giving the protein MSKKRPSRLEDHAGYWLRCLSNLVSRGFAARLEGHGVSVPQWVVLRCLYDGEGVSLNELAATVGVDNGALSRMMERLAQKGLIVRDADPADRRAVRLRLSEAGRALVPILAREADRNNEAFFGGLSGEDRAKLVATAREILERNGWRGVALD; this is encoded by the coding sequence ATGAGCAAGAAGCGGCCCAGCCGGCTCGAAGATCATGCCGGGTACTGGCTGAGGTGCCTCTCCAACCTCGTGAGCCGCGGGTTCGCGGCCCGGCTGGAGGGGCACGGGGTGAGCGTCCCTCAGTGGGTGGTGCTCCGCTGCCTGTACGACGGGGAGGGCGTCTCGCTGAACGAACTGGCCGCGACGGTCGGCGTGGACAACGGGGCGCTCTCCCGGATGATGGAGAGGCTCGCGCAGAAGGGGCTGATCGTCCGGGACGCCGACCCGGCCGACAGGCGGGCCGTCCGGCTCCGACTGTCCGAGGCCGGCAGGGCGCTCGTGCCCATCCTGGCCCGCGAGGCGGACCGCAACAACGAGGCCTTCTTCGGCGGCCTGAGCGGGGAGGACCGGGCGAAGCTCGTGGCGACGGCCCGGGAGATCCTGGAGCGAAACGGTTGGCGCGGCGTGGCCCTGGACTGA
- a CDS encoding S41 family peptidase codes for MRTPWGLGVSLIFVACAGAAADDSPKNLGFEEGSVGQAPPGWVVTTAAYRADLVEGGAKEGKRCVRFHPAQAAEEPGVGILLQPVDARSFRGKAVRLRAALRVEEAAGGDGRAQLWMRVDRPGEKPGFFDNMSDRPVRARDWTTAEIRGDVAGDAEMIYVGLLAFGGAAVRMDDVRLDVAGDAEPIRAGGPRPLTPRGLDNLVAFTRLLGLVRHFHPSDEAAAADWERLAVAGVLEVEPAKDTDELCRKLRAVFAPVAPTARIYLTGQAPPPVPEALTNPPAGGRVVAWIHRGYGAKPFPAGLLGNVYSSRRGSHTLVDGKLPPGAQDPADAFPADLGAGVSCLVPIALYADESGTRPAVPKGEAPKPVAGRLTGDDRATRLADVILIWNILEHFYPYFDVARADWPATLRLALESAATDKDGLAFLATLRRMVASLRDGHGNVVFGEQPPAGPLPIRWDWVEGKLVVTEVAPEAGGPDVRRGDVVRAIDGRPAAEVVEDAERLISAATPQWARWNALRAIANGPPGSRTTLGLERADGTFHRASLIHAEPGMPPSESRPPKVAEVRPGIFYVDLDRVSDADFREALPRLEKASGIVFDFRGYPSRISPDTFFPHLVDHPVASPQWHIPTILKPGRGGMTFDRGGEWSLRPAAPFLKARRAFLIDGRAISYAESCLGIVEHEHLGELVGGPTAGTNGNINVIDLPGGYKVVFTGMKVLKHDGSRHHGVGIRPTVPVSRTIRGVAEGKDEALEKAIGIVGRP; via the coding sequence ATGCGGACGCCTTGGGGTCTCGGCGTGTCCCTAATCTTCGTGGCCTGCGCCGGTGCGGCGGCCGACGATTCGCCCAAGAATCTCGGCTTCGAAGAGGGGAGCGTGGGCCAGGCTCCGCCCGGGTGGGTGGTGACGACGGCCGCCTATCGGGCCGACCTCGTCGAGGGCGGGGCGAAGGAAGGGAAGCGCTGCGTGCGGTTCCACCCCGCCCAGGCCGCCGAGGAGCCCGGGGTCGGGATCCTGCTCCAGCCCGTGGACGCGAGGTCGTTCCGCGGCAAGGCCGTCCGCCTCCGCGCGGCGCTGCGGGTCGAGGAGGCGGCGGGAGGGGACGGCCGAGCCCAGCTCTGGATGCGCGTGGACCGGCCCGGGGAGAAGCCCGGCTTCTTCGACAACATGAGCGACCGGCCCGTCCGCGCCCGGGACTGGACGACGGCCGAGATCCGCGGCGACGTGGCCGGGGACGCGGAGATGATTTACGTCGGCCTCCTCGCCTTCGGCGGGGCGGCCGTCCGGATGGACGACGTACGGCTGGACGTCGCGGGCGACGCCGAGCCGATCCGCGCCGGGGGGCCCCGCCCGCTCACCCCGCGCGGGCTCGACAACCTGGTCGCGTTCACGCGCCTGCTCGGGCTGGTCCGCCACTTCCATCCGAGCGACGAGGCCGCGGCCGCCGACTGGGAGCGGCTCGCCGTGGCCGGCGTCCTGGAGGTCGAGCCGGCGAAGGACACGGACGAGCTCTGCCGGAAGCTCCGCGCCGTCTTCGCCCCGGTCGCCCCCACGGCGCGGATTTACCTCACGGGCCAGGCCCCGCCGCCGGTACCCGAGGCCCTGACGAATCCCCCGGCGGGCGGGCGGGTCGTCGCGTGGATCCACCGGGGCTACGGGGCGAAGCCCTTCCCCGCGGGACTGCTCGGCAACGTCTACTCCAGCCGGCGCGGGAGCCATACGCTCGTCGACGGCAAGTTGCCGCCGGGGGCGCAGGACCCGGCCGACGCGTTCCCGGCGGACCTCGGCGCTGGGGTGTCCTGCCTCGTGCCGATTGCCCTGTATGCGGACGAGTCGGGCACGCGGCCGGCGGTGCCGAAGGGTGAAGCCCCGAAGCCGGTTGCCGGCCGCCTCACGGGCGACGACCGCGCCACGAGGCTGGCGGACGTGATCCTGATCTGGAACATCCTCGAGCATTTCTACCCCTACTTCGACGTCGCCCGCGCCGACTGGCCCGCGACCCTCCGCCTCGCCCTCGAATCGGCCGCAACCGACAAGGATGGCCTCGCATTCCTGGCCACCCTCCGACGGATGGTCGCCTCCCTCCGCGACGGCCACGGGAACGTCGTCTTCGGCGAGCAGCCGCCCGCGGGCCCGCTGCCGATCCGCTGGGACTGGGTCGAGGGCAAGCTCGTCGTGACCGAGGTCGCCCCGGAGGCGGGAGGGCCCGACGTCCGCCGCGGCGACGTGGTCCGCGCCATCGACGGCCGACCGGCGGCGGAGGTCGTCGAGGACGCCGAGCGGCTGATCTCGGCCGCGACGCCGCAATGGGCGAGGTGGAACGCGCTGCGGGCGATCGCCAACGGGCCGCCGGGCTCCAGGACGACGCTGGGCCTGGAGCGGGCGGACGGCACCTTCCACCGGGCCTCGCTGATCCATGCCGAGCCGGGCATGCCCCCCTCCGAGTCCCGGCCGCCGAAGGTCGCCGAGGTCCGCCCGGGGATCTTCTACGTGGACCTCGACCGCGTCTCCGACGCCGACTTCCGCGAGGCGTTGCCGAGGCTCGAGAAGGCGAGCGGGATCGTCTTCGACTTCCGCGGCTATCCGTCCCGCATCTCGCCGGACACCTTCTTCCCGCACCTGGTCGACCATCCGGTCGCGAGCCCGCAGTGGCACATCCCGACGATCCTCAAGCCCGGGCGGGGCGGCATGACCTTCGACCGCGGCGGGGAATGGTCGCTGCGGCCCGCGGCCCCGTTCCTGAAGGCGCGGCGGGCCTTCCTCATCGACGGCCGAGCGATCAGCTACGCGGAGTCGTGCCTGGGGATCGTCGAGCACGAGCACCTCGGCGAGCTGGTCGGCGGCCCGACCGCGGGGACGAATGGGAACATCAACGTGATCGACCTCCCCGGCGGGTACAAGGTCGTCTTCACGGGGATGAAGGTGCTGAAGCACGACGGCTCGCGGCACCACGGCGTCGGCATCAGGCCGACCGTGCCGGTCTCGCGGACGATCCGGGGCGTCGCCGAGGGCAAGGACGAGGCGCTGGAGAAAGCGATTGGGATCGTCGGCCGGCCGTGA